The DNA window CTAAAATTGGAGCAATATTTTTAAAAGCTTTATCAAAAACATCTAAAACATTAATATTCTTTTTTTCTCCGTCAGTTGATGAATTAACTTTTTCTTTTAAAATATCAAAACATCCATAAACAATTTTTTGAGCTGTGGTTTTTTTCCCTTTGCGCATTATATGATTAATAAATTTAGCAACCATAATATTGTTATATTTTGGGTCGGGTAATATTTCTTTTTTTGGTGTTACTTTTTTTCCTCTCATAAAAATTAATTTAAAATTTAAAATTTAAAATTTCTTAAACTATTTAGCTTTTTTTTCTTTTTTTACTCCATAAAGCGAACGACCTTGTTTTCTTCCTGTTACTCCTTGCGCATCAAAAACGCCTCGAACAATATGATATCGAACTCCGGGTAAATCCTTAACTCTTCCTCCTCGTAAGAGAACGATAGAATGTTCTTGTAAATTATGACCAATGCCCGGGATATAAGCAGTTACTTCTATTCCATTTGAAAGTCTTACTCGAGCAATTTTTCTTAAAGCGGAGTTAGGTTTTTTAGGGGTAGTTGTGGAAACTTTAAGACAAACACCTCTTTTAAAAGGAGATCCTTTTAAAAGTGTTCTTCTTGTTCTTTTTAAACTATTAAAAACTACTCCCAAAATTGAGACTTTTCTAACCCTTTTCTTTTTTCTTGGGTTTTTTATTAATTGATTAATTGTAGGCAT is part of the Candidatus Kuenenbacteria bacterium HGW-Kuenenbacteria-1 genome and encodes:
- a CDS encoding 30S ribosomal protein S12, whose amino-acid sequence is MPTINQLIKNPRKKKRVRKVSILGVVFNSLKRTRRTLLKGSPFKRGVCLKVSTTTPKKPNSALRKIARVRLSNGIEVTAYIPGIGHNLQEHSIVLLRGGRVKDLPGVRYHIVRGVFDAQGVTGRKQGRSLYGVKKEKKAK